In Diabrotica undecimpunctata isolate CICGRU chromosome 9, icDiaUnde3, whole genome shotgun sequence, the DNA window TTAAAGAAGCGGAGAAGTTGTGCTgtcctaaaatgaagaaaaaacatgAGAAAATAAGTCTCAAGACTAAAAATCTGATCGAAGAAAGAAGGAGGCTAAAGGACAAGTATAACACAAACTACGCAGAATTTAGTCAACtcagtaaaacaataaacaaagaaatccgaAAAGACATACGGCAACATTACATGAGAGAGGTAACAAGGGTGATAGAGAAAAATACAAGTCTGAAAGTTCTAAGACACAACATGTCCACAGGAAAAAAGAACATACATAAGTTAAGAAATAAACAAGACGACATTGTGACTGATAAGGAAG includes these proteins:
- the LOC140450551 gene encoding uncharacterized protein yields the protein MKKKHEKISLKTKNLIEERRRLKDKYNTNYAEFSQLSKTINKEIRKDIRQHYMREVTRVIEKNTSLKVLRHNMSTGKKNIHKLRNKQDDIVTDKEEIVKTVEDFYRQLYETSKSDKRRPLPKIENQGSELMPNITVDEIKNALRVMKNNKSPGEDRVMTESLKLGGNKLSLTLA